Proteins co-encoded in one Aspergillus luchuensis IFO 4308 DNA, chromosome 6, nearly complete sequence genomic window:
- a CDS encoding uncharacterized protein (COG:S;~EggNog:ENOG410PI6V;~antiSMASH:Cluster_6.1) yields MNPDIVEYPLANPTLILSVSEDAFAPETGLQDGISLYIEKFSLKNQLVAENDFDENNSSTATFKLYTHEIDVPEESSDPVSLGLVGKDGTMDHLKGASGGNIDLYVESFSPDSVKKIQINVSGGHGWDGIATAEDKPPANGGDGGNGGHATVLLGRLLSQAIILSDSLLTKLNSDESQWPIDFRDTVRSWISTMDQEEVKEIYALPSSMKDAKLILSGSKDTFTSGVAKAYQKLLMNEDSLLSEVTNSINANGGTYGVGGTSAQGQGQSGKSGSNGSHQTFFIDSTSTVLNSTVCYLHPVECQMLLDKAKALLFLDNDDQKASALRYLQQLQQRFWFFGDPSCPDDLSDTNLGQAYRKAEESLMIVSGAKDEEPTSIQQLRSLYGQVDKTIKALVAPKDTYGDQNLKVPRGSFAFYKEYADRFLNDLQEIENAYLGYLNNDTDAEEQAQAVAKRGSLCDTSKDQIQNSIVAVKYDLIAIDSKIAVAQEDMRIAKVRLTEAIEEVEDAIASAFKFKFGDLLNGLSQIVSLKGDITSTVNIVNAGAKWAYDNATKISKDTGVGINKSYLVSAVTQIEGSIEDLHEGYTVLADGNAQFDDPGCEKLVLLETELNKLLADFGAALGVEDLHEVKEYFDQYIEKVQARNSAVMEYSADVQLLINYLETIEGLDTQKKDIVRDEYNVLGLGYPTLTAFMRTLYTNSLTTVQLWLKKMQQAYAFVALDETNIIGHALEGFKFSQFTYDMLNHVRSDLDSYYAQRVESWGQSMQSLKGVTYPIPNVKQDLQNLTSDNNTIQVVIKPDTINTNTKGLIFGEGRVDIRLMTIRCFIDGAKTDSGYLDLNLIHTGQEAIVDEVGTVHRFDHQPVVTNFRYVIETKDYTGPGTVDGIIGTASTDDQYAMVGPFTTWQIVINSANNPGLDLSEAKDPYLEFDIEFRNRP; encoded by the exons ATGAACCCCGACATTGTTGAATATCCTCTGGCAAACCCAACCCTCATTCTTTCAGTGTCCGAAGATGCCTTCGCACCAGAAACTGGATTGCAAGATGGCATTTCCCTTTATATTGAGAAGTTTTCTCTGAAGAACCAGCTCGTCGCCGAAAATGATTTTGACGAGAATAACAGCTCCACGGCTACTTTCAAATTGTACACTCATGAGATAGATGTTCCTGAAGAATCGAGTGACCCGGTGTCACTGGGATTGGTGGGAAAAGATGGAACAATGGATCATCTGAAAGGCGCATCTGGTGGCAACATCGACCTCTATGTGGAGAGCTTTTCACCGGATAGTGTGAAGAAAATACAGATCAATG TATCTGGTGGTCACGGCTGGGACGGTATCGCGACTGCAGAGGACAAACCTCCCGCCAACGGTGGCGACGGAGGTAATGGCGGACATGCCACTGTGCTTCTAGGGCGGCTTCTAAGCCAAGCGATAATCCTCTCGGACTCGCTGTTAACAAAGCTTAACAGTGATGAAAGCCAATGGCCCATCGATTTTCGAGACACTGTCCGCTCCTGGATCAGCACGATGGATCAGGAAGAAGTCAAGGAGATATATGCCCTGCCATCTTCCATGAAAGATGCGAAACTGATCCTGAGCGGATCAAAAGACACCTTTACATCGGGTGTTGCCAAGGCATATCAGAAGCTTTTGATGAACGAAGACTCGCTGCTTTCCGAGGTGACTAACAGTATAAACGCCAACGGGGGAACATATGGAGTTGGAGGGACCAGCGCCCAGGGTCAGGGACAATCTGGCAAGAGTGGATCAAATGGTTCACATCAAACCTTTTTCATAGACTCCACCTCAACAGTCTTAAATTCCACTGTGTGCTACCTACACCCAGTTGAGTGCCAAATGCTTCTCGATAAGGCCAAAGCTCTTTTGTTCCTTGACAACGACGACCAGAAGGCCAGCGCCTTACGATACCTTCAGCAACTCCAACAACGATTCTGGTTCTTCGGAGatccttcttgccctgaCGACCTTTCCGATACCAATCTTGGACAAGCATATCGAAAAGCGGAAGAATCATTGATGATTGTTTCCGGAGCAAAGGATGAGGAGCCTACATCGATACAACAGCTTCGATCACTTTATGGCCAGGTGGACAAGACCATCAAAGCCCTTGTTGCTCCCAAAGATACATATGGAGATCAGAATCTCAAGGTTCCCAGGGGATCCTTTGCCTTTTACAAAGAATACGCCGACAGATTTCTGAATGACCTGCAAGAGATTGAGAACGCATATCTGGGGTACCTGAACAATGATACTGATGCCGAGGAACAGGCCCAGGCAGTTGCAAAAAGAGGCTCCCTATGTGACACCTCCAAAGATCAGATCCAAAATTCGATCGTCGCAGTGAAATATGATCTGATAGCGATAGACTCCAAGATTGCCGTGGCCCAGGAGGATATGAGAATAGCCAAAGTACGCCTGACAGAAGCCAtcgaggaagtggaagatgcGATTGCCAGTGCTTTCAAGTTCAAGTTTGGGGATCTTCTCAACGGGCTCAGTCAAATTGTTTCGCTGAAAGGCGACATCACATCCACGGTAAACATTGTCAACGCGGGCGCCAAATGGGCGTACGACAACGCCACTAAAATTTCCAAAGACACTGGGGTCGGCATCAACAAGTCTTACCTTGTGAGCGCTGTCACTCAAATCGAAGGCTCCATCGAGGATCTGCATGAGGGGTACACGGTTCTGGCCGACGGAAACGCCCAATTCGACGATCCAGGCTGCGAAAAGCTGGTTTTATTGGAAACAGAATTGAACAAGCTACTAGCAGACTTTGGTGCAGCGCTCGGAGTCGAGGATCTCCATGAAGTCAAAGAGTATTTCGATCAGTATATTG AGAAAGTACAAGCCCGAAACTCCGCGGTAATGGAATACAGTGCAGATGTACAGCTTCTTATCAATTATCTAGAAACGATCGAGGGCCTGGATACCCAGAAGAAGGACATCGTCCGTGACGAGTACAATGTGCTCGGACTAGGATATCCTACCTTGACCGCGTTCATGCGCACACTATACACCAATTCACTCACCACTGTCCAGCTCTGGCTAAAAAAGATGCAGCAAGCTTATGCATTTGTCGCTTTGGATGAAACGAACATCATCGGGCATGCATTGGAGGGATTCAAATTCTCACAGTTTACCTATGATATGCTAAACCACGTCCGCTCAGATCTCGATAGCTACTACGCGCAACGAGTCGAGTCCTGGGGTCAGTCCATGCAGTCACTCAAGGGTGTGACCTACCCCATTCCCAATGTCAAGCAGGACCTGCAAAATCTTACATccgacaacaacaccataCAGGTTGTTATCAAACCTGATACCATCAACACGAACACCAAAGGGCTTATCTTCGGGGAAGGAAGGGTCGATATCCGACTGATGACCATCCGCTGTTTTATCGATGGCGCAAAAACAGACAGCGGGTATCTCGATCTCAACCTCATACATACCGGCCAAGAGGCCATCGTTGATGAAGTGGGTACAGTCCATAGATTCGACCACCAGCCAGTGGTGACAAACTTTCGCTACGTGATCGAGACAAAAGACTACACAGGCCCAGGAACAGTGGATGGCATCATCGGCACAGCTTCCACTGACGACCAGTACGCCATGGTTGGACCGTTCACTACATGGCAGATCGTGATCAATTCAGCCAACAACCCAGGTCTGGATTTATCGGAAGCCAAAGACCCGTACCTGGAGTTCGACATTGAATTTAGAAACCGACCATAG